In the genome of Patescibacteria group bacterium, the window GGAGCAATGGGTCCTGCACAGTTTATTCCATCAACCTGGATTTTATATGAGGAGCGCATTGGAGAAGCAAGTAATCAAAACCCGCCGAATCCATGGGACCCGAGAACAGCATTTATCGCCTCATCGATTTTACTTATGGACAACGGTGCAGATCGTGGCACGTATTACTCAGAACGATTGGCAGCATTGCGGTATTTCGCTGGCTGGAGAAATGCTGAAAAGACAGCATACTCATTTTATGGTGACGAAGTAATGGAATTAGCGGAGTACTATCAAGGACTAATTAATGTTTTAGCATCGTCGTAGTGTAGTTGCAAGTGCGCCCTATTGTGGTATAGTTTTCGTGCAATGAAGGCAAATATACATCCAACATATTACACGAAGGTGAAAGTTAAATGTGCCTGTGGAAATACATTTGAAATTGGCTCAACTCAAGAAAAGATTGATGTTGAGGTTTGTAGTGCCTGCCACCCATTTTATACTGGTTCAGAAAAGATAATTGATACTGCTGGGCGTGTAGAAAAATTTAAAACTCGTCTCGCTAAAGCGGAAAAAAAAGTAGTTAAAAAAACCAAACCAATCTCCAAGGCAGGCTCTAAGGAGAAATAACTTCCCCAAAAGTCTTTAATTGCGCATGCTTATTTCTAGGTGTGTGTTTTTAGTATAGATATGACAGACATAGAAGAGTATAAAAAAAATCATAAAACAAGTTATCTTGCCGGAGAGTATAAGCGTCTGGAAAAGCATCAGAAAGAACTGATTGAAATGAGTACAGACGCGGATGTTCAAGCTCTTGCTCGAGAAGAGCTTGAAACAATACAGTCTCAAAAAGAATCCATTTTAAAACAAATGGAGAACATAGTTGCCGACGACGAGAAGGAACAACAGTTCCCCAACGAAGTCGTGTTGGAGGTTCGTGCAGGAGCCGGCGGAGAGGAGGCCGCTTTGTTTGCCCGTAAACTTGCGGACATGTACGGCAGGTTTGCAGAAAAAAATAACTGGTCGTTTATAACATTGCATGAATCAGAAAGCTCTGTAGGTGGTTATAAAGAAGCCTCGTTTGAAATTAAAGGAACAGATACATACAAAAAATTGAGACACGAAACTGGGGTACACCGTATTCAACGTGTTCCAGGAACAGAAAAGTCAGGCAGGATTCATACTTCTACAGCTTCAGTTGCAGTGCTACCTATACGAGTACACAGCGTGGTTGAAATAGACCCGGCTGATATATCAATAGAATTTTCTCGCTCTGGAGGCGCTGGAGGTCAGAATGTAAATAAAGTTGAAACAGCCGTGCGCGTCATACACAAACCGACGGGTATTGATGTTAGGTGCACATCTGAGCGAAGTCAACAAAAGAATCGTGAAAAAGCAATGAGTATACTCACCGCAAAACTTGAGGAGCGAAAGCGCGAAGAAGAACACCAATCCTTATCAAAAGAACGAAAGGAGCAAATTGGAACAGGAGACCGATCCGAGAAAATTCGCACATACAATATTTTACAGGACAGGGTAACGGATCATCGAATAAAGCAGTCGTGGCATAATGTGGAGGGCATCTTCAGTGGTGGTATTGAAGAGATAGTTTTGGCACTTCAAGAGGCTCTACAATAATATTGGGCAATATTGCAAGCATTTTGGTTATTTGATACACTCACCAAGTATGGAAAGCATTGAAAAGGAAAAAATCGAAAAAACAGAGACAAAAGGTAAAACACCCATAGAGAAAATGTTTTCTGCAGGTGCTCATTTCGGATACTCAAAAAGGAGACGCCACCCATCGATGAGTCAATTTATTTTTGGCGCAAAAAATAAGGTGGAAATTTTTGATTTGGAAAAAACCAGTATTCTTTTGGAAAATGCAAAAGAATATGCCAAAAAACTTGGCAGTGAGAACGAAACCATTTTGTTTGTGGGAGGAAAGAATGAAGCCAAAAGTGCGCTTAAAGAAGGTGCTATATCAGTAGAAATGCCGTATGTTGCCGGCAGATGGATAGGTGGCACCATCACGAACTTTTCTGAGATCAAAAAACGGATAGAGCGACTTGAAGACCTAACATTGAAGCGAGAAAAAGGTGAGTTTGAGACAAAATATACAAAAAAGGAACAACTCATGTTGGACAGGGAAATAACAGACTTGGAATTGAATTTTTTCGGTCTTCTTTCCATGAAAGAATTGCCAAAAGCATTGTTTGTCATTGATACAAAAAAGGAGCACATTGCCGTTGCTGAAGCACAGGCAAAAACAATACCGATTATAGGTTTACTTAATTCTGATTGTAATGTAAAAGGAATCGATTTTCCTATTGTTGCAAACGATGCTTCTAGGACCAGTATTTTGTTTTTTATACATGAGATAGTCGAGGCGTATAAGGAGGGTAAAAAATTGAAGAAAGAATAATTTTTTTCATAACCCAGTTTCAAACCCAACTATTCTGAAAAGAATTTCCTGTATCGAAAAATATATTCATAAAGCTATTAAATAAAATTAGCAAATGGAAATTACAACCGAACCCCAAGTAGTATAGCGCTTTGCGCTAACTAAGGGGCAAGCAAGTAGGGTTTAAAGTATTATGAAAATCACAACGGAAGAGGTAAGAAAATTAAGAAATGAAACTGGTATATCAATAATGCAGTGTAAAAAAGCACTTGAAGAATCAAATGGCGATCTTAATAAAGCTATAATAATTTTGCGTAAGCACGGAAGTACTGTTGCGGGGAAAAAATCGGGAAGAGAATTGAAAGCTGGTGTAATTCAGGCATATATACATGGGACAGGAGATGTAGGGGCTATGGTAGAGCTTTCGTGTGAGACGGATTTTGTCGCGAAAAATAAAGAGTTCATCACACTCGCCTATGATATTGCAATGCATGTTGCAGCTACAAATCCGGAATTTACAAATAGTAATGAGATATCCAAAGATGTAATGCAGGCAGCACGGGAGGTATTTGAAAAGGAAGCGGCACAACAACAGAAAGATTTGAAAGAAAAAATCATATCAGGTAAACTTGATATGTACTTCAGTGACAGGATTTTACTTGAGCAAAAATTTATAAAAAATTCTGAACAAACAATCAATGATCTAATTGAAACTGCGGTACAGCGATTTGGTGAAAAAATTGAAGTTACCGCATTTACGCGGTTTTCATTACGAGTATGATAACCATTCCTATAATTGTTTTCATAGCTTCCCTTGCGGGGATTGTGCTTTTGTTTATGCTCAAGCGATGGGAATTGCAGTCACGCAAGATATATCTCTCAGTTGCCCGTGCAAAGACTGATATATTTACTCTTAAAATGGCAGAAAAGACCCGCTCTCTTATGCGAACTATTCCCGGAGCAGGCTCTCATGTATCACGACAGATAACGCACCACATCGCATATCACACAAGCGCAATAGTACTTAAATTAATTCAAGCTGTTGAAGGAAAACTCTTGAAGTTTATCAATATGATAAAAGGTAAGGGTGTAGTAAAAGACGATAGAGTAGCATCACAGTATCTTAGAGATGTGTCAGATCACAGAGGTCGCAACCTCGGTGACAAAATGTAGAATATACTGCTGTAACCACAACCCCTCTGGAGAAGTTGGGTTTTTTTAAATAGAATTTTAGAGATTCACAGATGTGGTATAGTATACGCGTGCCACCTTAGCCCCGACGCAAGGTCGAGGTCCCGACAGCAGAGCTCGTCGGGACTCAGTTTCCACCAGAGACGGACAGGGTCCGCACAACGGTTGCACTCGCCTCGTTAGAAAAATTCTATTCGTGATCATTCTAGTGTTAAGTAAATATTTGTTATATATTGTTGTGTATAAAGGCCAGCGTAGCTCAGTTGGTAGAGCAACGGTTTTGTAAACCGTAGGTCGTCGGTTCAAGCCCGACCGCTGGCTCCAGACATTTTTTCTACTGGGTAATTTAAATCTGACAGGTGGTCAATGTTATATTTATTATTCTTAATTCGAATCTCTTTAAAACTACCCTATTTTGAGATATGATGAGTTAAATATTGTATGAATTCAAGCATTGGACATTTGCATCCTATAACGTCTCTCGTGCGGGAGATACATTCCATCTTTAACAATATGGGGTTTGAATTTGTGGAAGGTCCAGAAATAGAATCTGAATACAATAATTTTGATGCACTCAACATACCTCCAGATCACCCATCTCGGGATATGCAAGATACTTTCTGGATAAAGGGTAAAGAAAAGACAGTGCTGCGTACTCACACATCATCTGTACAGATACGTTATATGAAAGAGCACAAACCTCCATTTAGAATTATTGTGCCGGGGAGAGTTTTCAGAAACGAAGCCACAGATGCAACACATGAGGCGCAATTTAATCAGGTAGAGGGACTTATGATAGGTACCGATGTGACACTCGCAACACTCAAATCGGTGCTTGAAAAATTTTTAGGTGAATTGATGCATAAAAATACAAATGTCCGTTTTCGTCCCGGGTTCTTTCCATTTGTCGAACCTGGATTGGAAGTTGATATGACATGCTTTAAGTGTGATGGAAGGGGGTGTCCTCTGTGTAAAAAAACCGGCTGGATAGAAATATTAGGCGCTGGTATGGTTCATCCAAAAGTTCTAGAAAACGCTGGAATAAACTCGCGGAAGTGGCAAGGATTTGCATTTGGAGCAGGGATTGAAAGAATTGCTATGCTCAAATATGGGATAGATGATGTGCGACTTTTTTATTCGGGAGATTTAAGATTCGTTAACCAATTTTAATGGCTCCACCTATATTTTATGAGTATACGATATAAAATATAGGAGTGAAACATTACCCTGTTAAATGATTTTTTTCAAAGAAAAAATTAACATTTGAAAAAATACACAAACAAACATGATACGTAAATTTCACAGAATAAATAAACAACATGATAGAATTGAGAAAAATCAAATGTTATTTAACAGGGTGCTCAATTTTATGATTATTCGCTTTGCTCATAAATAAAATTGGCATGAAAGTAAGTTACGAATGGTTACAAAGTTATTTTGATTCTGCTCTACCTAAACCAAAAGCTCTTGCAGAATTGCTAAACCGTAGTTCATTTGAGGTTGAAAAAAATGAAAATATTGGCAAGGATTTAGTTATTGAAATTGATATACTTCCCAATCGTGCTCACGACTGCTTATCGCATAGAGGGGTTGCAAAAGAAATATCAGTCATAACAAAAAAACCACTAAAGCGTGATCCGCTGAGAGTGTCGGAAAAAGATTTACCACAGTCTCGTGTTCTCAGTATTGCCGTCACGGATTCTAAATTGTGCAGGCGCTTTAGTGCGGCTGTAGTGAGGGGTGTGAAGGTTGGTCCTACTCCCCAATGGCTCAAACAGCGGCTTGAAACAATAGGACAAAAATCAATCAACAACATAGTTGATGCCACAAATTATGTGATGTTTGAGACTGGGCAACCATTGCACGCATTTGACATGGACAAATTAGAGAGGAAGGGAGGGAAATATGGTATTGCAGTCAGAGTAGGTGAGGCAAACGAAAAAATTATTACACTGGATGAGGTAGAATATACAGTAGGAACAGACACACTCCTCATTACAGACGATAATTCGGGAAAACCAATTGGAATAGCTGGAGTGAAGGGAGGGAAACAAGCGGAGATTGATGAACACACGCAAAACATCATTATTGAGTCTGCAAATTTCAACCCAGTCAGCATCCGCCTGACTTCTCAGAAATTTAAACTACGCACTGATGCTTCCATCCGTTTTGAAAATGAACTTTCGCAAGAACTCACTTTAATAGGACTTCAGGAATCTCTATTACTCATACAAAAGATAGCTGGGGGGGATATTGAGGGATATGTTGATTATTGGCCATCTCGGAGGAGTCCATATAAAATAGGTGTCTCACTTTCCGAAATAAACATGCTGTTAGGGTCATCTATAAAAGAAAAAGAAGTTGAGGATATATTGGAACGTTTCCATTTTGAATATACAAAAGTAAAACCGATAGACACAATACTAA includes:
- the tsf gene encoding elongation factor Ts (EF-Ts; functions during elongation stage of protein translation; forms a dimer; associates with EF-Tu-GDP complex and promotes exchange of GDP to GTP resulting in regeneration of the active form of EF-Tu) yields the protein MKITTEEVRKLRNETGISIMQCKKALEESNGDLNKAIIILRKHGSTVAGKKSGRELKAGVIQAYIHGTGDVGAMVELSCETDFVAKNKEFITLAYDIAMHVAATNPEFTNSNEISKDVMQAAREVFEKEAAQQQKDLKEKIISGKLDMYFSDRILLEQKFIKNSEQTINDLIETAVQRFGEKIEVTAFTRFSLRV
- the rpmE gene encoding 50S ribosomal protein L31 — translated: MKANIHPTYYTKVKVKCACGNTFEIGSTQEKIDVEVCSACHPFYTGSEKIIDTAGRVEKFKTRLAKAEKKVVKKTKPISKAGSKEK
- the rpsB gene encoding 30S ribosomal protein S2, which gives rise to MESIEKEKIEKTETKGKTPIEKMFSAGAHFGYSKRRRHPSMSQFIFGAKNKVEIFDLEKTSILLENAKEYAKKLGSENETILFVGGKNEAKSALKEGAISVEMPYVAGRWIGGTITNFSEIKKRIERLEDLTLKREKGEFETKYTKKEQLMLDREITDLELNFFGLLSMKELPKALFVIDTKKEHIAVAEAQAKTIPIIGLLNSDCNVKGIDFPIVANDASRTSILFFIHEIVEAYKEGKKLKKE
- a CDS encoding PCRF domain-containing protein, with translation MTDIEEYKKNHKTSYLAGEYKRLEKHQKELIEMSTDADVQALAREELETIQSQKESILKQMENIVADDEKEQQFPNEVVLEVRAGAGGEEAALFARKLADMYGRFAEKNNWSFITLHESESSVGGYKEASFEIKGTDTYKKLRHETGVHRIQRVPGTEKSGRIHTSTASVAVLPIRVHSVVEIDPADISIEFSRSGGAGGQNVNKVETAVRVIHKPTGIDVRCTSERSQQKNREKAMSILTAKLEERKREEEHQSLSKERKEQIGTGDRSEKIRTYNILQDRVTDHRIKQSWHNVEGIFSGGIEEIVLALQEALQ
- the pheS gene encoding phenylalanine--tRNA ligase subunit alpha, which encodes MNSSIGHLHPITSLVREIHSIFNNMGFEFVEGPEIESEYNNFDALNIPPDHPSRDMQDTFWIKGKEKTVLRTHTSSVQIRYMKEHKPPFRIIVPGRVFRNEATDATHEAQFNQVEGLMIGTDVTLATLKSVLEKFLGELMHKNTNVRFRPGFFPFVEPGLEVDMTCFKCDGRGCPLCKKTGWIEILGAGMVHPKVLENAGINSRKWQGFAFGAGIERIAMLKYGIDDVRLFYSGDLRFVNQF